GTGATTTGATGAGAGGGTATAGGGAGACTCAATCGGAGGTTGGAGAGTACGGATTTTTGCGGAGAAGGTCGTGTGACACTGATCCGAGATTGTCTGTTGATGTTGATGCAGGAAGAATGTCGTTGGACGATTCTAGGTTGTCGTTTGAGGCGGCTCGAGCTTCTTGGGATGGCTATTTGATTGGGAGAACATCGTGTGCAAGGTTCTCTCCAATGGTTCATGTTAATGAGAGGGTTTTGGAGGAGAATGAGGAGGAACAAGAGGTGGTGAGTTTGGAAAGTGGTGGAGAGAATTGTCCTGGTGGTTCTTCTCAGACCAAAGATTACTATTCCGATGTGATGAATCAGCAGCGGAGGAGGAGGAGTTTTGACAGGTCAAGCTCTAGGAGGAAGCAATCAATGGCAGATGTTGATGAATTGAGAGTGTTGTCCAATGCCAAGGTTTCCCCTGCAACCAATGAGTTGTTCTATGGGGCAAAGGTGCTGATAACTGATCAGAACGATTCACGGAATGAGAACTTGAATGGTCATGTTCAGTCTGCTTTTGCAATGATGTCTGGTTCTAAGAATGTCCATGATGTTGCAAATGGGGTTAATAATCAAAAGGGGTTGAATAAGTTCCATAAGTGGGTCAAGAAGTTGAACAAGTTGGGGTTGGTGCAGAGGAAAAGGGAAGCTAAGGCGGTAGAAGAAGAGCGTGGATCAGGAGACACGGTTGTTAATAAGCCGGTCACCGAGTCTTGGCAGAAGCTGAGGAGGGTGGTTAATGGAAACACAAGCGAGTCTGTTAGCCAGAAGCTTATTCGAAGTTATAGTGTTAGCTGTAGAAATCCCTGTAGAACAGATGGTTTAGTCAATGGATTTGTCGGTACTCCAGAGACTAATGGCAGTGTtttgaatggaagaaaagaGTTTACACTTCAAAGGAACCGAAGCGTTAGTTATTCACCGGGTAATGTTGACACTGGCTTGTTAAGGTTCTATTTTACTCCGTTGAAGAACTATAAGCGAAGCATTTCAGGAAAGAGTAGCTCAAAGGATTAGAATGCAATGGCCAAAAATGTCTTGAAAAGCTGTTTGTAAAAGCATATCTTGTCTGAACTGTTGTTGTTCAAGAGAGAAAAGTACATCACATTGTTACATTCTGGTTTCTATTTTTAGAGTGATGTTGGGAGCAGAAATAGGTATACTTTTCCATATGCAATTGGCATGGTAAACTTCTGATTGCAACACTGCTAGGATTAATAAGTCTACAATAGTTGAATTTTGCTAGAGTTTATTGCAagataactttttaatttagGCAAGAAGATAGTTACTAAGTTCTCAAAAAGTTTGTTTATATTTTCTACTTTATCTTTCAACTATGTTATTGTCATAGATCTCATGAACTAGAGCTAGTTGGTTATACAAACTTCCTTGTTAGATAATATTTTTTCAGGGCTCTGAAATGTCCATATCCTGCTTCTTGGttataaaaatttgaagtcAAGAAACATTGGCATCAAGGTATCTATTCCATTGGCTACTGATATggtaatttcttttatttagatTTATCACATTGTCCATAAAATGTGGAGCATGCAGGCAATTTGCATAAGAGGAAGATTTATTAAGAATTTTAATCTTGTCTATCTTGTCAAGCAAGAGCTTgaaagaatttaaattgcatccTTTTAAGGGGTACTGTTGAATTGCATTGCTTAAAACTATAGTTCCAATGATTGGTACTGGTTTTTCATCTTTTGTATGAATGCTGGTTTTTCCAACTTATCATTAAGATGATTTGTGCATGCTGTTGCTAACTTGATAACTTTTTCTTCCATTGCATTCTAGTGTACTTCTTTTATTcattactttatttatttattaatctAAATGGCTCAAAATTGAGGATGGCATACTGAGAATCTATATTACCTACATTGGACATCAAAGCTTTTATGTTGTTTTGCCTAGCTTTTCTCTAACTTTATTCTCATTAAATTAATGTGCTGCTTTGGGTATATTTGAAACATGGACATAGATTTGTAAATAATTGAATTTGATTTGCTTCAGAGTCTGATATCTTAGTCAGAATCTGTATTTTCGGTTATGTTAAAAGTAAATATCTGCTATTAATCAAGATGctaattatttacagttttagAAGCAATACTGAGTGTGCTGTTCTTCTGTAGATTTATTAAATtgtatttagtatttaaacTTTTATAATATAATGTTGTTGATATCTCTCTGCAATTGTTTTGATATATATGTCCCGGTGTAGCTGTTATCTGGTGAACTATCTTATGCTTAAAGTCCATACTCCAATTATTTGCCATGAAGGTTTTTCTGGATATATGTACTTCACCAACCACTGATAGTTACTCAGAAacttctttttgaatttttcatcATTTTGTTGATAAAAAAAGGTGGCACAGCTTCAGATCTTGACTGGTAGCTAGGAAGATTTGATTTAAACATTGGTCGGTTGATTACTTTGCCTAAAGGGCTTTCACTTTTTTGCCACTATTTCAACAACATTTTGACCATATAACATTATGATGATGAATCAGAAAAAGACATGTCTCACTCATGAAAATGTTTTAATCACATACATGGACTTCAATTTCAAGTTTTTAAAACCATCATTTTGTTCATCGTCCCACATAACTTGTTTGCCAGAAATGcttcatgttgtgttttcttccTTGATTCCTTGGAATGTTTCCTTCCTTGAGATcttccaaatttaaaaattttactcGAATCTATGAAATTATTCTCCTAAGTTTTAAACGaatataaattcaaatatataatttattttcaaaaacatcAAAAAGATATATCAAGACTGGATTCTGAGTGTCTTGAAACTTTGGCAACTACTTTTCATAGTACTAGTGCATTGGTGCACCAGCACCACTGAGATACAATAATGGATTCCATGCTTAAATTTTTTCCCCATTGaggttctcttctttttttatttacttgtGATGAAGAGAAATTTCTCCTTTTAGCAATTCCACTTGCAATTATACTCGTTCTATATTATCTTGTAAGGGGCACTCTACTATACAGATTGAGTGATATAGAGAGTgaaaataaatttcttttatagttattttttattattttattgttattcaaAGTGTGggtcttattttttttaatttctcttttatccCATAAAAGGAAAAATCTGTAAATTTACATCTTTACCATATAATTCACCATCTTGTAATCATAGTTTGACTAACTTTCTCTATAATCTTTTAACAACTGATCATATTATTGTTGCCCTACGtgacatcaaaattcaaaagctgACGCTAAAGGTAATGCCAAATAATCACGCCTATCGGACTTATGAACAAAGCAACAATGACCCACTTGACAATTTTGTTCCATTCATATTACCTGATCTTGTAAATATGAAAGtgagaaaaaaaacaaagataaGCTAAACGCCCATAGTGAATTGAAAGTTGATACTAATCATTTTTTCCCTCCATTTATCACCATTCAATGCATATTCACTAAACCCAGATTAGTAATCAACTCAGCCAAAACATAGGGTTATTAGTGAACCCACCACCAATGAATCACTGGTCAAACTGGTTGAATTCTATTTAATTAGATAAATATACAAACATAAATGGTTGTAGAGGAGGGGTAACACaccttgaaatttttgaattatttccAACCTCAAATACGGTGTCGTTCTAGCCTTCGAACCAGTCCGGCTTGATCTCAAAATAGGCCGTTCATTCCAGGTTTGCCGGAGTTTTGTGCATATCTGATCTAATTGGAGAACCGAATAAAACAAGCAGCTAGTACACCGCCGTTCGGACCAAATGGCCGATCCGGTCCAATTTTGATAACATTCAATGTTAACACAAACATTTATTTATACACAGAAAAGTATTACTTCACTACTAACCATGCATTATGTTTCCTAACATGTTGTGTTCTACTCTAGTCACAATCAAGTTCACAACTGAAATGGCATTTGGCCATTTGCATTGCATTGAATTGAATTGCATTCATTCCACATCAATTCCCTTCTCTTGAAGCTCAGAAACAACCTCTTTCCTCATCTTCATCCACAACTTCTGTGCTTCCTGCTCAAACTTCTTGCCTTCTAGCTCCTTATCATTCTCAACCATCCCTTTTAAACCAATCTTTGTTCCAATATCAGAAACAAACTCCTTCATTTCTTCTAAATTGCTGGCCAATGGGAACTGTTGGTGCTGTTTATGGTCTAGCTCCTGCTCTTCCTCCGGCCGGTGCTGGTTATCGGCTAGCTCCTGGTCTACCTTCAGCTGAGGCTTCAACTTTGAAGCTCCACCATTGTAAAGCCAAAAACCACCCATTATGGTGTAGGTGCAAAGTAGGGCTTTCCCAACTTGTTTCCAAAAGAAGTAATCTTCACTTTCAAACCCAATTTTCTTCAGGTATTTCTTGGCATGCATTGAACTCAGCATCTTGAAACCTGAAATCAATGAAACACAGTGTAGAATAAGTtcaaaagaaacaaagaaagagaaaaaaaaagtaaaggaAAAAGAGCATCAGAAGTTTTCGTTCAGACATTTCATCGAGCAGTTGGTAACAAAATTTGGAGTTCTATTGAAAAATCATAGCTCCCCAAGCACATCATGTTTCACTTCAAAAAAATTACTTGTTACTGTTTTATTAACATaatctaaaatagaaaatagcaaaaagtgatattttttatactaattaaaattaaaaatagaagagaaaagtAGAAACCAAACACATCTTGAAGAAATGGTTTAAGAATAATTGATTGAAAGATACCTGTTTTGGGGTCCTGAAAACGCTTGGGGAACATTTGAAAGGTCCAAGTTCTAGTCTTTGATTTTGGGTGGGTGGGAGTGGGAGTTGTTTGTGTCACCCTTCAAAATCATGAGTTCATAATTCAAATGTGGAAaagttattttataaataaaaaaaggatgAATTTCATTACTttcaaattaataaataataacactGATTTCTTTTAATAACACTTATATCCTCTTTTCAAATTACTCACAACTTCTAAgacaaaaaaaagttttttttttttttatgggaaagttaatattataatacatttattaaaaaggataaaaaaaatttcctaATGGTAACCTTAACTAATGCcctaaaaatatttgttaacaAAAACATATTTAGATATACAAAAGGGTAATTAATAATACACTTTTTTTTGCTCatgttgaaaaagaaaaaggagaaaattGATAGCTTTGAGAATTGAGAATATACCTATGATGTACAGACACCGACACGAATACGGTACGACACAGAACACGCGGATACACgaattttaaattcttataaGATACGGAAACAcgacatatatataaaatataaattatatttagataaattataataaaattttgatattttattgatattaaaatattttaattttttaattatataaagtatttaaaatattttttgttttaataaataataatatatgctatttttaaactcatttaaaaaatatatgttaagaataaggCTAAACACGTTAATATATGATAGTATTTAAGTGTATCTAAAGTATTCAGAAAAGAATCTTTTTATTTAAGTGTGTCTAAACGTGTTCAGAACAaaaccttttttattttttattaaaacacgATTACACACAGAAGATACGCTTGTTAAACAATTTTCGTATCTAAAATGTGTCTATGGCAACAATTCAACAAAGTGTTATGAAATGAAGTAATATTATCAATTTGGAAATAACAATATTTAACTCCTAAAACAATCAGATTATGTTGGCTAAATTTTTGTAGAAATataagggggggggggggggaattCA
Above is a genomic segment from Arachis stenosperma cultivar V10309 chromosome 1, arast.V10309.gnm1.PFL2, whole genome shotgun sequence containing:
- the LOC130961259 gene encoding protein OCTOPUS-like, encoding MTSKTHRFASCHRHPTKPVTGFCASCLRERLAGIESSSDDPPPPATQGHRSRRSPELRRTKSCSGSGPLPSSSSADVVPRRRSCEVRLPAAATSRNTLSDLFDIDDGDEKKRLNRNLDVDSRFEITVEERENGGNEAVRVCVDDFVSDEDYEETKTMKEFIDLELRRRKNAGRDLIDIAGSFCKRLRKWRRKRKSKENTATAADDDGGGRGGGNGPCGLDSDLMRGYRETQSEVGEYGFLRRRSCDTDPRLSVDVDAGRMSLDDSRLSFEAARASWDGYLIGRTSCARFSPMVHVNERVLEENEEEQEVVSLESGGENCPGGSSQTKDYYSDVMNQQRRRRSFDRSSSRRKQSMADVDELRVLSNAKVSPATNELFYGAKVLITDQNDSRNENLNGHVQSAFAMMSGSKNVHDVANGVNNQKGLNKFHKWVKKLNKLGLVQRKREAKAVEEERGSGDTVVNKPVTESWQKLRRVVNGNTSESVSQKLIRSYSVSCRNPCRTDGLVNGFVGTPETNGSVLNGRKEFTLQRNRSVSYSPGNVDTGLLRFYFTPLKNYKRSISGKSSSKD
- the LOC130962864 gene encoding uncharacterized protein LOC130962864 isoform X1 translates to MFPKRFQDPKTGFKMLSSMHAKKYLKKIGFESEDYFFWKQVGKALLCTYTIMGGFWLYNGGASKLKPQLKVDQELADNQHRPEEEQELDHKQHQQFPLASNLEEMKEFVSDIGTKIGLKGMVENDKELEGKKFEQEAQKLWMKMRKEVVSELQEKGIDVE
- the LOC130962864 gene encoding uncharacterized protein LOC130962864 isoform X2, with protein sequence MKCFKMLSSMHAKKYLKKIGFESEDYFFWKQVGKALLCTYTIMGGFWLYNGGASKLKPQLKVDQELADNQHRPEEEQELDHKQHQQFPLASNLEEMKEFVSDIGTKIGLKGMVENDKELEGKKFEQEAQKLWMKMRKEVVSELQEKGIDVE